A genomic window from Mesorhizobium sp. 131-2-1 includes:
- a CDS encoding ABC transporter permease: protein MSTQSASLYGAGSFTGTLNADTLSADARRESLGLLALLSPGLLLVFTVIIVPIGWLFWLSLFDESGALSAANYARFFQQASYIRTFITTFKVAFFVTGACVLLGYPLAYMLSQLPRRAASICLIFVILPFWTSVLVRTYAWLVILQRKGLVNSWLIDLGVISQPLPLANNLAGVVIGMTHIMLPFLVLPLYASMKTIDTDCLRAGMNLGASPAATFRQIFFPLSLPGLASGVVIVFVLCLGFFVTPALMGGGKVIMWAMRMEQTTSLYSNWGAGAALGVVLLGVTLALLGLFQWLLGARATGVWSSR from the coding sequence ATGAGCACGCAATCCGCAAGCCTTTACGGTGCCGGCAGCTTCACTGGGACGCTCAACGCCGACACGCTGAGTGCCGATGCGCGCCGGGAATCGCTCGGGCTGCTGGCGCTGCTGTCGCCCGGCCTGCTGCTCGTCTTCACCGTCATCATCGTGCCGATCGGCTGGCTGTTCTGGCTGTCGCTGTTCGACGAGAGCGGCGCCCTGAGTGCCGCCAATTACGCACGCTTCTTCCAGCAGGCGTCCTATATCAGGACCTTCATCACCACCTTCAAGGTTGCCTTCTTCGTCACCGGCGCCTGCGTGCTCCTTGGCTATCCGCTGGCTTACATGCTGTCGCAGCTGCCGCGCCGCGCGGCCTCGATCTGCCTGATCTTCGTCATCCTGCCGTTCTGGACCTCGGTGCTGGTGCGCACCTATGCCTGGCTGGTCATCCTTCAGCGCAAGGGCCTGGTCAACAGCTGGCTGATCGATCTCGGCGTCATCAGTCAGCCGCTGCCGCTCGCCAACAATCTCGCCGGCGTCGTCATTGGCATGACGCACATAATGCTGCCGTTTCTGGTGCTGCCGCTCTACGCCTCGATGAAGACCATCGACACGGATTGCCTGCGCGCCGGCATGAATCTCGGCGCCAGCCCGGCCGCCACCTTCCGCCAGATCTTCTTTCCGCTGTCGCTCCCCGGCCTCGCCTCCGGCGTGGTCATCGTCTTCGTGCTGTGCCTGGGATTCTTCGTCACCCCGGCATTGATGGGCGGCGGCAAGGTCATCATGTGGGCGATGCGCATGGAGCAAACCACGAGCCTCTATTCCAACTGGGGCGCGGGCGCCGCGCTCGGTGTCGTGCTGCTTGGCGTCACGCTGGCGCTGCTCGGCCTGTTCCAATGGCTGCTCGGCGCGCGCGCCACCGGCGTGTGGAGTTCGCGATGA
- a CDS encoding ABC transporter ATP-binding protein, with amino-acid sequence MSIAPTALPIGISGIEKRFGGVSVLRDLSLDVAAGEFLTLLGPSGSGKTTLLMILAGFVRANAGSIKVGGEEIIATPPHRRNIGMVFQNYALFPHMNVFHNIAFPLKQRRVSAAETAERVERALDLVQLKGLGERRVDQLSGGQRQRVALARAIVFEPRIVLMDEPLSALDKSLREHMQIELRNLHRRLGMTTVYVTHDQREAITMSDRIAVMNAGRIEQIDRPEVLYASPKTRFVAGFIGDSNFIPVECRNGSVWYEDRKLRMTSVAPAVGCHLMVVRPEKLRLVADAESAGTINVIPATVGDVIYQGDSFVCYATLRDGRQVTLRDYCRSDVLARLPRPGEPVNLGIDADDVVLVAAD; translated from the coding sequence TTGTCCATCGCGCCGACCGCGCTTCCCATCGGTATCAGCGGCATCGAGAAGAGGTTCGGCGGTGTCTCCGTGCTGCGCGACCTGTCGCTCGATGTCGCCGCCGGCGAATTCCTGACGCTGCTTGGCCCGTCGGGGTCGGGAAAGACGACACTGCTGATGATCCTGGCCGGATTCGTCAGGGCAAACGCCGGCAGCATCAAGGTCGGCGGCGAGGAGATCATCGCCACGCCGCCGCACCGGCGCAACATCGGCATGGTGTTCCAGAACTATGCGCTGTTCCCGCATATGAACGTCTTCCACAACATCGCCTTTCCGCTGAAGCAGCGCCGCGTATCGGCGGCGGAAACGGCCGAGCGCGTCGAGCGGGCGCTGGATCTCGTGCAGTTGAAAGGGCTCGGCGAACGCCGCGTCGACCAGCTCTCAGGCGGCCAGCGGCAGCGCGTGGCGCTGGCCCGCGCCATTGTCTTCGAGCCGCGCATCGTGCTGATGGACGAGCCGCTTTCGGCGCTCGACAAGAGCCTGCGCGAACACATGCAGATCGAACTGCGCAACCTGCATCGCCGGCTCGGCATGACCACCGTCTACGTCACCCACGACCAGCGCGAGGCGATCACCATGTCGGACCGCATCGCGGTGATGAACGCCGGGCGCATCGAGCAGATCGACCGGCCGGAAGTGCTCTACGCCAGCCCCAAAACACGTTTTGTTGCCGGCTTCATTGGCGATTCCAATTTCATCCCGGTCGAATGCCGCAACGGCAGCGTCTGGTATGAGGACAGGAAGCTGCGCATGACCTCTGTGGCGCCAGCCGTCGGCTGCCATCTGATGGTGGTGCGGCCGGAAAAGCTGCGCCTCGTCGCTGACGCTGAGTCGGCGGGCACCATCAATGTAATCCCGGCGACCGTCGGAGACGTCATCTACCAGGGCGACAGTTTCGTCTGTTACGCCACCCTGCGCGATGGCCGACAGGTGACTTTGCGCGACTATTGTCGCTCCGACGTGCTGGCGAGGCTGCCAAGGCCCGGCGAGCCGGTCAATCTCGGTATTGATGCCGATGACGTGGTGCTGGTGGCGGCGGACTGA
- a CDS encoding ABC transporter substrate-binding protein: MTKLRCIQNLAVAGLLASVAVPASAADTITVASWGGTYQEAQTKAFFKPTADALGITIKEDTTNGLDDVRLQVTGNAVKWDITELGADECARGSKEGLFEKLDYNVIDKSGINPKLVHDDWVGISYTSVVLIYRTDVFGDKGPKTWADFWNVEKFPGRRALSGSQATETLSVAALAEGIPIDKVYPVDIDGALKSVDKIRGHVDAWWTSGAQAMQLVKDGEVDMASIWNGRAGTLRKSGAPVSFSFDQGVLTADCMVIPKGSKNKDLAMKALAKFVSPDLQANLPLYVDNGPANEKAFETGKIPPERIKDINSAPENVKKQVLQDPEFWRDTLVEATEKFNNLIQQ, translated from the coding sequence ATGACGAAGCTGCGTTGCATTCAGAACCTTGCGGTCGCAGGGCTCTTGGCCTCGGTTGCCGTCCCGGCATCGGCCGCCGACACCATCACCGTCGCCTCATGGGGCGGCACCTATCAGGAGGCGCAGACCAAGGCCTTCTTCAAGCCGACGGCCGATGCGCTCGGTATCACCATCAAGGAAGACACCACCAACGGTCTCGACGACGTGCGATTGCAGGTTACCGGCAACGCCGTGAAATGGGACATCACCGAACTCGGCGCCGACGAATGCGCGCGCGGTTCTAAGGAGGGCCTGTTCGAGAAGCTCGACTACAACGTCATCGACAAGAGCGGCATCAACCCGAAGCTCGTCCATGACGACTGGGTCGGCATCTCCTACACCTCGGTGGTGCTGATCTACCGGACCGACGTTTTCGGCGACAAGGGGCCGAAGACCTGGGCCGATTTCTGGAACGTCGAGAAATTCCCCGGCCGCCGCGCACTCTCCGGCAGCCAGGCGACGGAAACGCTGAGCGTTGCAGCGCTCGCCGAGGGGATTCCGATCGACAAGGTCTATCCGGTCGACATCGACGGCGCGCTCAAATCCGTCGACAAGATCCGCGGCCATGTCGACGCCTGGTGGACCTCCGGCGCGCAGGCCATGCAACTCGTCAAGGATGGCGAGGTCGACATGGCGAGCATCTGGAACGGCCGTGCCGGCACGCTGAGGAAGAGCGGTGCCCCGGTCAGCTTCTCCTTCGACCAGGGCGTTCTCACCGCCGACTGCATGGTCATCCCGAAAGGCTCGAAGAACAAGGACCTAGCCATGAAGGCGCTGGCCAAATTCGTCAGCCCCGACCTTCAGGCCAATCTGCCGCTCTATGTCGACAACGGCCCGGCCAACGAGAAGGCCTTCGAGACCGGCAAGATCCCGCCGGAGCGGATCAAGGACATCAATTCCGCGCCCGAGAACGTCAAGAAGCAGGTACTGCAGGATCCGGAGTTCTGGCGCGACACGCTGGTCGAGGCGACCGAGAAGTTCAACAACCTGATCCAGCAATAG
- a CDS encoding GntR family transcriptional regulator, with protein MSKERKNTLRDSVFEKLKALIITGQIPPGSRVTEADIAERLKVSRTPVREAFNRLERDGLVIGRPRQGYVVAEFNLTMFREAFDIRELLDGRATELAAANATTADKTRLRAILAECERLAAIPDRSTREQFEELQVGIDLHRVIAEIGGNEMLHGMLCGILDKCQQYVWTELLWLDEWKLTREEHAGIVDAICAGDVALAGDRARAHVRGSRENILRLLQAKSDYQGFFAKAS; from the coding sequence TTGAGCAAGGAGAGAAAGAACACGCTGCGCGATTCGGTGTTCGAGAAACTGAAGGCGCTGATCATCACCGGCCAGATCCCGCCGGGCTCCCGCGTCACGGAGGCCGACATCGCCGAGCGCCTGAAGGTCAGCCGCACGCCGGTGCGCGAGGCCTTCAACCGGCTGGAGCGCGACGGCCTGGTGATCGGCCGCCCGCGCCAGGGCTATGTCGTGGCGGAGTTCAACCTGACCATGTTCCGCGAGGCCTTCGACATCCGTGAATTGCTCGACGGGCGCGCCACCGAACTGGCGGCGGCCAACGCCACCACCGCCGACAAGACACGGCTGCGCGCGATTCTCGCCGAATGCGAGCGGCTGGCTGCGATCCCCGACCGCAGCACCCGCGAGCAGTTCGAGGAATTGCAGGTCGGCATCGACCTGCACCGCGTGATTGCCGAAATCGGCGGCAACGAAATGCTACACGGCATGCTCTGCGGCATCCTCGACAAATGCCAGCAATATGTGTGGACGGAGCTTCTGTGGCTGGATGAGTGGAAGCTCACCCGCGAGGAGCATGCCGGCATCGTCGATGCGATCTGCGCCGGCGACGTGGCTCTGGCGGGCGATCGCGCCCGAGCGCATGTACGCGGGTCACGCGAGAACATCCTGCGCCTGCTGCAGGCCAAGTCCGACTATCAGGGTTTCTTCGCCAAGGCGTCGTGA
- a CDS encoding ABC transporter ATP-binding protein, producing MAPDALVRLDGVSKVFAGGIVGLDAVDLDISSGEFLTLLGPSGCGKTTSLRVIAGFESPSSGKVLLEGRDITALRPFDRPVNTVFQDYALFPHMDVAENVGFGLSLRKLSGAEQAKRVGAALDMVGLADKLGARVSELSGGQRQRVALARAIVCEPRVLLLDEPLSALDAHLREQMQVELKRLQSRLGTTFVMVTHDQTEALSISDRIVVMNKGRIEQIAPPAILYDRPATKFVASFIGTMNLLQSRFIGRDGERLRFAAGDLPLEAVSDTGAMPAAGDMRTIGVRPEDLLAATEAADGTAPARVSGVVFHGRTLRLHAELGQGTSIVIDAPRRADGFQFSVGDVAHISLRRGASCPMLSN from the coding sequence ATGGCGCCTGATGCACTGGTGCGGCTGGACGGAGTGTCGAAGGTCTTTGCCGGCGGCATCGTCGGCCTCGACGCCGTCGATCTCGACATCTCCAGTGGCGAGTTCCTGACCCTGCTGGGACCCTCGGGCTGCGGTAAGACCACAAGCCTGCGCGTGATCGCCGGCTTCGAGAGTCCGTCGAGCGGCAAGGTGCTGCTCGAGGGCCGCGACATCACCGCGCTCAGGCCCTTCGACCGGCCGGTCAACACCGTGTTCCAGGACTATGCGCTGTTTCCGCATATGGACGTCGCCGAGAATGTCGGCTTCGGCCTGTCGCTGCGCAAACTTTCCGGCGCCGAGCAGGCGAAACGCGTCGGCGCGGCGCTCGACATGGTCGGCCTCGCCGACAAACTCGGCGCCCGCGTCTCGGAACTGTCCGGTGGCCAGCGCCAGCGCGTCGCGCTCGCCCGCGCCATCGTCTGCGAGCCGCGCGTGCTGCTGCTCGACGAGCCGCTGTCGGCGCTCGACGCGCATCTGCGCGAGCAGATGCAGGTCGAGCTGAAGCGGCTGCAATCCCGCCTCGGCACCACCTTCGTCATGGTCACCCACGACCAGACCGAGGCGCTGTCGATCTCCGACCGCATCGTCGTCATGAACAAGGGCCGCATCGAGCAGATCGCGCCGCCGGCGATCCTCTACGACCGCCCGGCGACCAAATTCGTCGCCTCCTTCATCGGCACCATGAACCTTCTGCAGTCGCGCTTCATCGGCCGCGATGGCGAGCGCCTGCGCTTTGCCGCCGGCGACCTGCCGCTTGAGGCCGTGTCCGACACCGGTGCGATGCCGGCCGCCGGCGACATGCGCACCATCGGCGTGCGCCCTGAGGATCTGCTGGCGGCCACCGAGGCTGCCGACGGCACCGCGCCGGCACGGGTCAGCGGTGTCGTCTTCCATGGCCGCACGCTGCGCCTCCACGCCGAGCTGGGGCAGGGGACATCCATCGTCATCGATGCCCCGCGCCGCGCCGACGGCTTTCAATTCAGCGTCGGCGACGTGGCGCATATCAGTCTGCGCCGTGGCGCCAGCTGCCCTATGCTCTCCAACTGA
- a CDS encoding cupin domain-containing protein, translated as MDVLDETAERPKDDADVRVGRRVRALRLERKLSLAELAAKTGISIGALSQIERGMSSLRVKVIWPLAAALDIEPSALIADGNEAVNDLYCVRADKRRQIPVKSEGIAKALLSPPAATLTGMLVTVEAGGGTADAYAHAGHEFGFVMAGEVELVVDATTYVLKAGDSFAFKSTLLHAFRNPGAERCQILWVNTTKPSEVRDGA; from the coding sequence ATGGATGTTCTTGATGAAACGGCTGAAAGGCCGAAGGACGATGCCGATGTGCGCGTCGGCCGGCGCGTGCGGGCGCTGAGGCTCGAACGCAAGCTGTCGCTGGCCGAGCTCGCCGCCAAGACCGGCATTTCGATCGGCGCGCTCAGCCAGATCGAGCGCGGCATGTCCTCGCTGCGCGTCAAGGTGATCTGGCCGCTCGCCGCCGCTCTCGACATCGAGCCCTCGGCGCTGATCGCCGACGGCAATGAGGCGGTCAACGACCTCTACTGCGTGCGCGCCGACAAGCGGCGGCAGATCCCCGTCAAGTCGGAAGGTATCGCCAAGGCGCTGCTGTCGCCGCCCGCCGCGACGCTCACCGGCATGCTGGTGACCGTCGAGGCCGGCGGCGGCACGGCCGACGCCTATGCCCATGCCGGCCACGAATTCGGCTTCGTAATGGCCGGCGAAGTCGAGCTGGTGGTGGACGCCACGACCTACGTGCTCAAGGCCGGCGACAGTTTCGCCTTCAAGAGCACGCTTCTGCACGCCTTCCGCAATCCTGGCGCCGAGCGCTGCCAGATCCTCTGGGTCAACACCACCAAGCCCTCCGAGGTGCGCGATGGCGCCTGA
- a CDS encoding ABC transporter substrate-binding protein → MTFHLKSISGHKARAGLAAVALALSSTVALAADKLQYFTWSGYELPDFNKSFLAAHPDGVEASIFGDDDDAFTKVKAGFRPDIAHPCYDKVARWNKEGLLQPIDTKRIKNWDSIFPVFKNLPDIQAGDGKVWMVPWDWGNTSILYRTDLVKDPEASWSLLWDKQYAGRMATIDAVHDTPIVAALLAGVNPFDMTPEQMDKVAEKLREQRPLLSSYTTDMTSVEQALASGQLVAAMTWNASATSLKKQGVPVEFMKPKEGMLTWSCGFVMLKDAKNVDLAYDFINSRLDADSGKYLIQSYGYGSSLSTAFAGVAKDELDKLQLPSDPEVMLKTTIFTGPMKQNDDLAKMFEKVKAGG, encoded by the coding sequence ATGACATTCCACCTGAAATCGATCAGCGGACACAAGGCCCGCGCCGGTCTTGCCGCCGTGGCGCTCGCGCTGTCTTCGACGGTCGCCCTTGCCGCCGACAAGCTGCAGTATTTCACCTGGTCGGGCTACGAACTGCCCGACTTCAACAAGAGCTTCCTCGCCGCGCATCCGGACGGCGTCGAGGCCTCGATCTTCGGTGACGACGACGACGCCTTCACCAAGGTCAAGGCCGGCTTCCGGCCGGACATCGCGCACCCCTGCTACGACAAGGTGGCGCGCTGGAACAAGGAAGGCCTGCTGCAGCCGATCGACACCAAGCGCATCAAGAACTGGGATTCGATCTTCCCCGTGTTCAAGAACCTGCCCGACATCCAGGCCGGCGACGGCAAGGTCTGGATGGTGCCGTGGGACTGGGGCAACACCTCGATCCTCTACCGCACCGATCTGGTGAAGGACCCAGAGGCGAGCTGGAGCCTTCTGTGGGACAAGCAGTATGCCGGCCGCATGGCGACCATCGACGCCGTCCATGACACGCCGATCGTCGCGGCGCTCCTGGCAGGGGTGAACCCCTTCGACATGACTCCGGAGCAGATGGACAAGGTTGCGGAAAAGCTGCGTGAGCAGCGGCCGCTGCTCTCCAGCTACACCACCGACATGACTTCGGTCGAACAGGCTCTGGCAAGCGGCCAGCTGGTCGCCGCCATGACCTGGAACGCATCCGCCACCTCGCTGAAGAAACAGGGCGTTCCGGTCGAATTCATGAAGCCGAAAGAAGGCATGCTGACCTGGTCCTGTGGCTTCGTCATGCTGAAGGACGCCAAGAACGTCGATCTCGCCTATGACTTCATCAACAGCCGGCTGGACGCCGACTCGGGCAAGTATCTGATCCAGTCCTATGGCTACGGCAGTTCGCTCAGCACCGCCTTCGCCGGCGTGGCGAAGGACGAACTGGACAAGCTGCAGCTGCCGTCGGATCCGGAAGTGATGCTGAAGACCACCATCTTCACCGGGCCGATGAAGCAGAATGACGACCTCGCGAAGATGTTCGAGAAGGTGAAGGCGGGTGGTTGA
- a CDS encoding ABC transporter permease: MSVARTETDTGGRWLGIYVLGYLVFLYLPVLLIPLFSFNDSIQAAFPLQGFTLQWYETLYGNPVLSGALANSLVIATVAATGATLCGITVSYMDLYGRSPLAATISAIARLPILIPGVIVGISLLILVNLIGLGPSRVSIVLGHILVALPTTVVVMRSRFAAIPKTIREAALDLGASDWTTFRRVMLPLSLPAVLSAFMLSFLISFDEFIVVFFLAGTEPTLPLYIWSQLRFPRSLPTVMALGTVILAVSFIIAGLAEILRHRGLGATRRPAAANPA; encoded by the coding sequence ATGAGCGTGGCGCGCACCGAAACCGACACAGGCGGCCGCTGGCTCGGCATCTATGTGCTTGGCTATCTGGTCTTCCTCTATCTGCCGGTGCTTTTGATCCCGCTGTTTTCCTTCAACGATTCCATCCAGGCGGCGTTTCCGCTGCAGGGTTTCACCCTCCAGTGGTACGAGACGCTCTATGGCAACCCGGTGCTGTCGGGCGCGCTCGCCAACAGCCTCGTCATCGCCACGGTTGCAGCCACCGGCGCCACGCTCTGCGGCATCACCGTGTCCTATATGGACCTCTACGGCCGCTCGCCGCTGGCCGCGACGATCAGCGCCATCGCCCGGCTGCCGATCCTGATCCCCGGCGTGATCGTCGGCATTTCGTTGCTGATCCTGGTCAACCTCATCGGCCTCGGGCCGTCGCGCGTTTCGATTGTCCTCGGCCATATCCTGGTCGCGCTGCCGACGACGGTGGTGGTGATGCGCAGCCGCTTCGCCGCCATCCCGAAGACCATCCGCGAGGCGGCGCTCGACCTCGGCGCCTCAGACTGGACGACGTTCCGGCGCGTCATGCTGCCGCTCAGCCTGCCAGCGGTGCTTTCGGCCTTCATGCTCTCTTTCCTCATCTCCTTCGACGAGTTCATCGTCGTCTTCTTCCTCGCCGGCACCGAGCCGACGTTGCCGCTCTACATCTGGAGCCAGCTGCGCTTCCCGCGTTCGCTGCCGACCGTCATGGCGCTGGGGACCGTGATCCTCGCCGTATCCTTCATCATAGCCGGCCTTGCCGAAATCCTGCGCCATCGCGGCCTCGGCGCGACGCGCCGGCCAGCCGCCGCCAATCCAGCCTGA
- a CDS encoding ABC transporter permease, with translation MSAIAASQPLPQTRTSPAFRFAMLLPGGLVTFFLILFALGLVLFLAFRGNDGSLLGVGLTVANFVTVATDPLYWTVTLRSLVIAGLVTLATVVTAYPVAYYLAFHAGRRRNLLLFLVTLPFWTSYLLRVFAWKIVLAYNGVLNSAFIESGLWSEPTLAFLNTPAAVVVTLAHAYAPFAILPIYVALDTIPKSLLEAASDLGARPFTAFRRVVLPNSMPGVLAAALVVFVPTVGDYVTPAMVGGPASTMIGTLIQSQFGKANDWPFGATLSVCVMLVILCVVLLARGADRRFGSRT, from the coding sequence ATGTCGGCCATCGCAGCAAGCCAGCCATTGCCGCAAACCCGCACCTCGCCGGCGTTCCGCTTCGCCATGCTGCTGCCGGGCGGATTGGTCACCTTCTTCCTGATCCTGTTCGCGCTCGGCCTGGTGCTGTTCCTCGCCTTCAGGGGCAATGACGGCTCGCTGCTCGGCGTCGGCCTGACCGTCGCGAACTTCGTCACCGTGGCCACCGACCCGCTCTACTGGACGGTGACGTTGCGCTCATTGGTCATTGCCGGCCTGGTCACCCTGGCCACGGTGGTTACCGCCTATCCGGTCGCCTACTACCTCGCCTTCCATGCCGGGCGGCGGCGCAACCTGCTGCTGTTCCTGGTCACGCTGCCGTTCTGGACCAGCTACCTGCTGCGCGTCTTCGCCTGGAAGATCGTGCTGGCCTACAATGGCGTGCTCAACTCGGCTTTCATCGAAAGCGGCCTCTGGTCGGAGCCGACGCTGGCTTTCCTCAACACGCCGGCGGCGGTGGTGGTCACGCTTGCCCATGCTTACGCGCCCTTCGCGATCCTGCCGATCTATGTAGCGCTGGACACGATCCCGAAATCGTTGCTCGAAGCCGCCTCCGATCTCGGCGCCCGTCCCTTCACCGCGTTCCGCCGTGTCGTGCTGCCCAACTCCATGCCGGGCGTGCTGGCGGCGGCCCTCGTCGTCTTCGTGCCGACGGTCGGCGACTATGTGACACCGGCCATGGTCGGCGGTCCGGCCAGCACCATGATCGGCACGCTGATCCAGTCGCAGTTCGGCAAGGCCAATGACTGGCCGTTCGGCGCCACCCTCTCGGTCTGCGTCATGCTGGTCATCCTCTGCGTGGTTCTCCTTGCGCGCGGCGCCGACCGCAGATTTGGCAGCCGCACATGA
- a CDS encoding fumarylacetoacetate hydrolase family protein: MTDPTRLPADGLFIGRVATNEAAHPLVVTVRDGTVFDITSSAAPTVRDLCEIKDPAAYARSAKGKPIGALADIAANSFESARDAKKPILLSPADLQAVKASGVTFVVSLLERVIEEQARGSAEKADAIRADIAGLIGHDLSKLKPGSPEAMEIKAKLIQRGAWSQYLEVGIGPDAEIFTKCQPMASVGFGADVGLHPVSTWNNPEPEIAMIADSTGRIVGATLGNDVNLRDVEGRSALLLGKAKDNNASASLGPFIRLFDETFSIADVKRATVRLSVEGEDGFSLEGASSMAEISRSPEELVKAAMGPHHQYPDGLALYLGTMFVPSKDRGEKGKGFTHKVGDIVTISSEKLGSLVNRVRLSPDCPHWTYGASHLMRDLAKADLI; the protein is encoded by the coding sequence ATGACCGACCCGACCCGCCTGCCCGCCGACGGACTTTTCATAGGGCGCGTGGCAACCAACGAAGCGGCCCATCCGCTGGTGGTCACGGTGCGCGACGGCACTGTCTTCGACATCACCTCCAGCGCGGCGCCAACGGTGCGTGACCTCTGCGAGATCAAGGACCCGGCGGCTTATGCGCGCTCTGCCAAGGGCAAGCCCATCGGCGCGCTCGCCGACATCGCGGCCAACAGTTTTGAAAGCGCGCGCGACGCGAAGAAGCCGATCCTGCTCTCCCCGGCCGACCTGCAGGCGGTGAAGGCGTCCGGTGTCACTTTCGTCGTCAGCCTGCTCGAACGCGTCATCGAGGAACAGGCGCGCGGCTCGGCGGAGAAGGCGGATGCCATCCGCGCCGACATCGCCGGGTTGATCGGCCATGATCTGTCGAAGCTGAAACCCGGCTCGCCGGAAGCGATGGAGATCAAGGCCAAGCTGATCCAGCGCGGCGCCTGGTCGCAATATCTGGAAGTGGGTATTGGCCCCGACGCCGAGATCTTCACCAAATGCCAGCCGATGGCATCGGTCGGCTTCGGCGCCGATGTCGGCCTGCACCCCGTCTCCACCTGGAACAATCCGGAGCCGGAGATCGCCATGATCGCCGACAGTACAGGCCGGATCGTCGGCGCGACGCTCGGCAACGACGTCAATCTGCGGGACGTCGAGGGGCGCTCGGCGCTGCTGCTGGGCAAGGCCAAGGACAACAATGCCTCTGCATCGCTCGGCCCCTTCATCCGGCTGTTCGACGAGACCTTCTCCATTGCCGACGTAAAGCGCGCCACGGTGCGCCTCAGCGTCGAGGGCGAGGACGGGTTCTCGCTGGAGGGCGCGAGCTCGATGGCCGAAATCAGCCGCTCGCCGGAAGAGCTGGTCAAGGCCGCGATGGGGCCGCATCACCAGTATCCGGACGGGCTGGCGCTCTATCTCGGCACCATGTTCGTGCCGTCGAAGGATCGCGGCGAAAAGGGCAAGGGCTTTACCCATAAGGTCGGCGATATTGTCACCATCTCGTCGGAAAAACTCGGCTCGCTGGTCAACCGTGTCAGGCTGTCGCCCGACTGCCCGCACTGGACCTATGGCGCCAGCCATCTGATGCGCGACCTCGCCAAAGCGGATCTCATTTAG
- a CDS encoding sugar ABC transporter substrate-binding protein — protein MLTRLRLIVFGLVMALAIPAAAQAKTFYWISHGGPADPVWTYFLAGAKQWAADTGNKVNTSFHNGDVASQQEAVRAAISAKADGIVTTSPDPGSLVEIVKEARAANIPIINFNTPDPKANFNAYVGGDNVTFGKHWAQYLVDKGLVKKGDFVWMPVEVPGATYGVQEEEGIKSVFEPLGITYEITEATLDQAEVISRMADYLTANKAKVKAIIGLGDLVTGSIKRVFDQVGVKPGEIPVVGWGNSLDTTQEVLNGYVNAGQWQDPQATSYVALSLANMAAGGIPPGFNVITGALYEKDTAGVYDKILSGK, from the coding sequence ATGCTGACGAGGCTAAGACTGATCGTGTTTGGCTTGGTCATGGCGCTCGCCATTCCGGCGGCGGCACAGGCCAAGACCTTCTACTGGATTTCGCATGGCGGCCCTGCCGACCCGGTCTGGACGTACTTCCTCGCCGGCGCCAAGCAATGGGCGGCCGACACCGGCAACAAGGTCAATACCTCATTCCACAATGGCGACGTGGCATCCCAGCAGGAGGCGGTTCGCGCCGCCATCTCCGCCAAGGCCGACGGCATCGTCACCACCAGCCCCGACCCGGGCAGCCTGGTCGAGATCGTCAAGGAAGCGCGCGCCGCCAACATACCGATCATCAACTTCAACACGCCCGATCCGAAGGCCAACTTCAATGCCTATGTCGGCGGTGACAACGTCACCTTCGGCAAGCATTGGGCGCAGTACCTGGTCGACAAGGGCCTGGTGAAGAAGGGCGATTTCGTCTGGATGCCGGTCGAAGTCCCCGGCGCCACCTATGGCGTGCAGGAAGAGGAAGGCATCAAGAGCGTGTTCGAGCCACTCGGCATCACCTATGAGATCACCGAGGCGACGCTCGACCAGGCCGAAGTGATCAGCCGCATGGCCGATTACCTCACTGCCAACAAGGCCAAGGTCAAGGCCATCATAGGCCTCGGCGACCTCGTCACCGGCTCGATCAAGCGGGTGTTCGACCAGGTCGGCGTCAAGCCCGGCGAAATCCCGGTCGTCGGCTGGGGCAACTCGCTCGACACCACCCAGGAAGTGCTGAACGGCTACGTCAATGCCGGCCAGTGGCAGGATCCGCAGGCGACCAGCTATGTGGCGCTTTCGCTGGCCAATATGGCTGCCGGCGGCATTCCTCCGGGCTTCAACGTCATCACCGGCGCGCTCTACGAAAAGGACACCGCCGGGGTCTACGACAAGATCCTGTCCGGAAAATAA